Proteins encoded in a region of the Bacillus sp. T3 genome:
- a CDS encoding glycosyltransferase family 2 protein, translating to MKKLTVFTPTYNRAYSLGTCYESLADQSCKDFIWLVIDDGSTDNTKELIESWNKEERVEIKYVYQENQGMHGAHNTAYKLIQTELNVCIDSDDYMPSDAVEKIISFWEKFGNEKVSGLIGLDAFTDHSIIGTMLPDDIKTSTLFNLYNKYGVLGDKKVVYRSDLTRQYPYPIFKGEKYVGLAYKYYMLDQDYEMLLMNEVLCCVEYLLDGSSRNMYNQYLKNPRGFAFYRKELMKLPFASALFKFRQAIHYVSSSIMINNSKFILESPNKLLTILAIPIGVMLFFYVKAKTKVVFK from the coding sequence ATGAAAAAACTTACAGTATTTACACCAACTTACAACCGTGCATATAGTCTTGGAACCTGTTATGAAAGTCTTGCTGATCAATCCTGTAAAGATTTTATATGGTTGGTAATTGATGATGGATCCACAGACAATACAAAAGAATTGATTGAATCCTGGAACAAAGAAGAAAGGGTTGAAATTAAATATGTATACCAGGAAAACCAAGGAATGCATGGAGCACATAATACTGCATATAAATTAATTCAAACCGAACTAAATGTTTGCATTGATTCAGATGATTATATGCCAAGTGATGCAGTGGAAAAAATAATCTCATTTTGGGAAAAATTCGGAAATGAAAAAGTAAGTGGATTAATTGGACTTGATGCTTTTACTGATCATTCTATTATTGGAACAATGCTACCAGATGATATAAAAACATCAACTTTATTTAATCTCTATAACAAATACGGTGTGTTAGGAGATAAAAAGGTAGTCTATCGTTCGGATTTGACAAGGCAATATCCATATCCAATTTTTAAGGGTGAGAAATATGTTGGATTGGCATACAAATATTATATGCTTGATCAGGACTATGAAATGTTGTTAATGAATGAAGTGTTATGCTGTGTAGAGTATCTACTTGATGGTTCGTCTAGGAACATGTATAACCAGTATCTCAAAAATCCAAGAGGTTTTGCATTTTATCGTAAGGAACTGATGAAATTACCATTTGCTAGTGCTTTGTTTAAGTTTAGGCAAGCAATTCATTATGTTTCAAGTAGTATTATGATAAACAATTCTAAATTCATTTTGGAAAGCCCAAATAAGTTATTAACTATATTAGCAATCCCAATTGGGGTAATGCTATTTTTTTATGTAAAGGCAAAAACCAAGGTTGTTTTTAAATAA
- a CDS encoding glycosyltransferase family 4 protein: protein MKNRILFCATVDYHFHAFHLPYLKWFKEQGWEVHVAASGDMNLPFVDKKYNIPIQRSPFKKQNVVAYQQLKAIIRQNQYSIMHCHTPMGGVLARLAANSFRKGGTRVIYTAHGFHFCKGAPLINWLIYYPIEKILSRFTDCLITINQEDYQLARNKRFKAKLIKHVHGVGVNTDLFKPVTNEEKNRIREKYGYNPNDFLMFYAAEFNKNKNQKLLIKSLASIKNKIPNAKLLLAGEGPLIKACKELAARLEVQNMVDFLGFRKDIRELLNMSDIGVASSLREGLPVNIMETMASGLPVVASRNRGHVELITHNINGWLIDHDNLDEFALKLTMGVNDRDCILVLGEKAREKMLAQYSINKVLEDMTTIYSQYMEEKEEMRWAVQ from the coding sequence ATGAAAAATAGAATACTGTTTTGTGCTACGGTTGATTATCATTTTCATGCATTTCATTTGCCGTATTTAAAATGGTTTAAAGAACAAGGGTGGGAGGTTCATGTTGCTGCAAGTGGCGATATGAACCTCCCTTTTGTTGATAAAAAATATAATATACCTATCCAAAGGTCACCATTTAAGAAACAAAATGTAGTTGCTTACCAACAATTGAAAGCCATTATTAGACAGAATCAGTACTCGATAATGCATTGCCATACTCCAATGGGAGGAGTCCTTGCCCGTTTAGCTGCAAATTCCTTCCGAAAAGGTGGAACTAGAGTGATTTATACCGCTCACGGCTTTCATTTTTGCAAAGGAGCCCCACTTATTAATTGGTTAATCTACTACCCTATCGAAAAGATATTGTCTAGATTTACAGATTGTTTGATTACGATTAATCAAGAGGATTACCAGTTGGCAAGAAACAAAAGATTCAAAGCAAAACTGATTAAACATGTTCATGGCGTTGGGGTGAATACAGACCTCTTTAAACCAGTAACAAATGAAGAAAAGAATAGAATAAGAGAAAAATACGGTTATAATCCTAATGATTTTTTGATGTTTTATGCAGCTGAATTTAATAAAAATAAAAATCAAAAGCTGCTGATTAAATCACTTGCTTCAATTAAAAATAAAATACCAAATGCTAAATTGTTGTTAGCTGGTGAGGGTCCGTTAATAAAAGCATGCAAGGAATTAGCAGCTAGATTAGAAGTTCAGAATATGGTTGATTTTTTAGGATTTAGAAAAGATATTAGGGAATTGCTTAACATGTCAGATATTGGCGTTGCTTCAAGCTTAAGAGAGGGACTTCCAGTAAATATTATGGAGACGATGGCCAGTGGACTACCAGTAGTAGCTAGTCGGAACAGGGGACATGTAGAATTGATTACTCATAATATAAATGGTTGGTTAATAGATCATGACAATTTAGATGAATTTGCATTAAAACTTACAATGGGTGTCAATGATCGAGATTGCATACTAGTACTTGGCGAAAAAGCTCGAGAAAAAATGTTGGCACAATATAGTATTAATAAAGTACTGGAAGATATGACCACTATTTATTCTCAATACATGGAAGAAAAGGAGGAGATGAGGTGGGCAGTCCAATAA
- a CDS encoding nucleoside-diphosphate sugar epimerase/dehydratase encodes MTYKQRLSLFLIIDSCIVFTAIFFSRFLVNATYDIITLPVIASSLAIFLSHHIFSLKFKLYKKVWEYASIGELFIIFKVVTLSILSALFVQQIMIQEIYFRLLAVTWSLHILLIGGSRFFWRIIRDSLVNKQNNKKRTMIIGAGSAGTMVARQLLKNTEADLVPVAFIDDNINKHNLEILGIPVVASVYEITDKVQELMIDNIIIAIPSLNKKELNIIFQECAKTNAKTQILPMLEDLVTGKISVNQFRDVQVEDLLGREPVELDIDSISDYVSGKVVLVTGAGGSIGSEICRQIAKFAPNKLILLGHGENSIYSIETELKDKYGNVGIKFLTEIADLQDAPKIMNVMEEYHPNVVYHAAAHKHVPLMERNPEEAVKNNVIGTMNVAKAASWHGVETFVMISTDKAVNPTSVMGSTKRLAEMIVQSINKESTTKFVAVRFGNVLGSRGSVIPLFKKQIEKGGPITVTHPDMVRYFMTIPEASRLVIQAGSLARGGEVFVLDMGEPVKIVDLAKNLIKLSGNNIEEIGIEFTGIRPGEKLFEELLKDEEVHNKQVYPKIYIGKTTNLFFDEIEELITNYSMMDKDSLRKKLLYLANNKVDSQKQPMTISG; translated from the coding sequence ATGACATATAAACAGAGATTATCATTATTTCTAATTATAGACTCATGTATTGTCTTTACAGCTATTTTCTTTAGCAGATTTTTAGTTAATGCAACTTATGATATTATTACACTCCCTGTCATTGCAAGTTCATTGGCTATATTTCTTAGTCATCATATTTTTTCATTAAAGTTTAAGCTATACAAAAAAGTATGGGAGTACGCAAGTATAGGAGAGTTATTCATTATTTTCAAAGTAGTTACTCTTTCTATATTATCCGCATTATTCGTTCAACAAATTATGATTCAAGAGATTTATTTTCGGTTATTGGCTGTGACTTGGTCATTACATATTTTGTTAATCGGAGGCTCAAGATTTTTCTGGAGAATAATAAGGGATTCATTGGTAAATAAACAAAATAATAAAAAAAGAACCATGATAATTGGTGCTGGTTCCGCAGGGACAATGGTTGCAAGACAACTATTAAAAAACACAGAAGCAGATTTAGTACCTGTCGCATTTATTGACGATAACATTAACAAACATAACCTTGAGATTCTTGGAATTCCAGTTGTAGCTTCTGTTTATGAAATCACAGATAAAGTACAGGAATTAATGATTGATAACATTATTATTGCAATCCCTTCACTTAATAAAAAAGAGTTAAATATTATTTTTCAGGAATGTGCAAAAACAAATGCAAAAACACAAATTCTCCCAATGCTTGAAGACTTAGTCACTGGGAAAATATCTGTTAATCAATTTCGTGATGTTCAGGTAGAAGATTTACTTGGAAGAGAACCGGTGGAACTTGATATTGACAGTATATCAGATTATGTGTCAGGAAAAGTAGTGTTGGTAACGGGTGCTGGAGGTTCAATAGGTTCTGAAATTTGCAGGCAGATTGCTAAATTTGCACCTAATAAATTAATTTTATTAGGACATGGTGAGAATAGTATTTACTCCATTGAAACGGAATTAAAGGATAAATATGGAAATGTTGGGATTAAATTCTTAACTGAAATCGCAGATTTACAAGATGCCCCAAAAATAATGAATGTAATGGAAGAATACCACCCTAATGTTGTTTACCATGCTGCAGCTCATAAACATGTCCCATTAATGGAACGGAACCCAGAAGAAGCGGTGAAAAATAATGTTATTGGTACAATGAATGTAGCAAAGGCTGCCAGTTGGCATGGTGTGGAAACATTTGTGATGATTTCAACAGATAAAGCAGTGAATCCGACAAGTGTGATGGGTTCAACTAAAAGACTTGCAGAAATGATTGTTCAATCCATAAATAAGGAAAGTACTACTAAATTTGTGGCTGTACGGTTTGGGAATGTATTAGGAAGCAGAGGAAGCGTTATACCATTGTTTAAAAAGCAAATCGAAAAGGGTGGACCGATTACGGTTACCCATCCAGATATGGTGCGTTATTTTATGACTATTCCGGAAGCCTCAAGGCTAGTGATTCAAGCAGGTTCGCTTGCTCGTGGCGGGGAAGTTTTTGTTTTGGATATGGGTGAACCAGTGAAAATAGTCGATCTTGCTAAAAATTTGATTAAGCTATCAGGAAATAATATCGAAGAAATAGGAATCGAGTTTACGGGAATACGACCTGGTGAAAAGCTGTTTGAAGAGTTATTAAAGGATGAAGAAGTCCATAATAAGCAGGTTTATCCAAAAATCTACATTGGCAAAACAACAAATCTATTCTTCGATGAAATTGAAGAATTGATTACTAATTATTCAATGATGGATAAGGATTCACTAAGGAAGAAATTATTGTATCTAGCAAATAACAAAGTTGATTCACAAAAACAGCCAATGACCATCTCTGGCTAA